In the Armatimonadota bacterium genome, CGTCTCCTCGCCGGACCGCGGCGCGAGCAGCAGCGCGAACGCGGCTCCCATGAGCCCGCCCAGGATGAACCCTGCGACGAAGTCAGTGCGGCTGCTCATGATCCATCTCCTCCTCATCGTGCAGCGCTACTTCTATGATACCGCCGCCGAGCACCCGCACCCCGTCGTAGAAGACCGCGACCTGCCCGGGGGCCACCGCCCGCTGCGGCGTCGCAAATCGCACGTCCACCCGCCCGTCCTCCCGCACGTGCAGCGTCGCCGGCACCTCGGCCGCGGCATGGCGCACGCGGACCGTGACCGCTGCGGGCGGCGGTGGGGGCACGATCCAGTTGACCGTCCCCACACGTATGCCCGCCGCTGCCAGCGCGTTACCCGGGCCCACGACGAGCCGGTTGGCAGGCGCGTCCACGGCCAGCACGTAGAGGGGCTCCCCGGTCGCCACGCCCACGCCCCGGCGCTGGCCGACCGTGTACCGGCCGATGCCGCGGTGCATCCCGACCTGCCGGCCGGTCCGATCCACGATGGGACCCGGGCGTCCCGCTTCAGGCCGCCGGGCGGCCACCAGCTCGCCGTAGTGCCCTGCGGGCACGAAGCAGATCTCCTGACTGTCGGGCTTGTCGGCGACCGGCAGCCCGAGCTGGCGCGCCAGCGCCCGGACCTGGGGCTTGGTGTAGTCGCCCACGGGAAACCGCACGCGGGCAAGCTGCGCTTGCGTGAGGCCGTAGAGCACATACGACTGGTCCTTGGCGGGATCGACCGCCCGCAGCAACAGGTAACGTCCGGTGTCCGGGTCCACCGCCACCCGCGCGTAGTGGCCGGTGGCCAGGGCCTCGCACCCCAGCGCCACGACCCTGTCGAGCAGGACGCGAAACTTGATCTCCTGGTTGCAGGCGACGCACGGGTTGGGGGTGCGACCCCGCGCGTACTCGTCGCAGAAGTAGTCGACGACCGCACGCTCGAACGCCTGCCGCAGGTCGAGCACGTAGTGCCGAATGCCAAGGACCCTGGCCGCCGCCCGGGCGTCCTCCACCGCCGTGACCCCGCAGCACGTCCGGCTGCCGGCGTCCGGCGCGCCCACCCATGCTGGCCAGAGGTCCATCGTCAGGCCGACGACCTCGTACCCGGCCTGGACCAGGAGCGCGGCGGCGACGGCGCTGTCCACGCCCCCGCTCATCGCCACGGCGATGCGCGTCATCGTGTCCTCCCGTGCGTCGACGTCTTCCCGATGGTCGCCGCCACCTGGCAGGGTGTCAACGCCCACCGTCCGCGGCGTCGTCCGCCCGTCCCGCCGCTGGCCCTTCCTCGCCCCACCACTGCGCCAGCCGCCGTCGGATCTCGGCTTCGAACCCATGGGGCGTGGGCTCGTAGTACCGGCGTCCCTGTAGGGCGGCGGGCCGGTAGGCCTGTCGCACGAACCCGTCCGGGGAGTCGTGCGGGTACCGGTAGTCGCGTCCGTAGCCCAGCCGCGCGGCCGCCAGCGGATGACTCGTGTCCCGGAGGTGCACGGGCACGGGGTCGGCGCGGTGCTCCTCGACATCCGCCGCCGCCGCGCCCACGGCGCGCACCACCGCATTGCTCTTGGGCGCGGTGGCGATGTAGACCGCCGCTTCGGCCATGGGCAAGCGGGCCTCGGGCAGGCCGACGTACTCGACGGCGTGCGCGGCGGCCACCGCCACCACCAGTGCCATCGGGTCGGCCAGGCCCACGTCCTCGGCGGCGTGCACGATCATCCGGCGGGCGATGACGCGGGGGTCTTCGCCCGCCGCCAGCATCCGGGCCAGCCAGTACACGGCGGCGTCGGGATCCGAGCCCCGGAGGCTCTTGATGAACGCCGAGAGCGTGTCGTAGTGCGCGTCCCCCGCGCGGTCGTACACCAGGACCGGGCCCCGGGCCGCGTCGAGCGCCGCCGGCAGCGTCACGCGGCGGCGGCCGTCGACCACCGGGGCGGCGGCCGCCGCCAGCTCCAGCGCGTTCAGCGCCACCCGCGCATCACCGTTGCTCGTCCGGACCAGGTGCGCCAGGGCCTCCGGCTCGACCTCGACGCCCAGCGGTGCCAGACCGCGCTCGTCGGTCAGCGCCCGCTCGAGGATGGTCCGGATCTCGTCGTCGGACAGCGGTTCGAGGCGCGCGACCTGCGACCGCGACACCAGGGTGGCGGTAACGTCGTGGAACGGGTTCTCGGTGGTGGCACCGATCAGGATGAGGGTCCCGTCCTCGACGTGCGGGAGCAGGACGTCCTGCTGGGCCTTGTTGAAGCGGTGGATCTCGTCGATGACGACCAGCGTCCGCTGCTGGTGAAACGCCAGGCGGTCTCGAGCCTCGCTGATGACGCGCCGGAGGTCGGCCACACCGGCGGTCACCGCGTTCACCTGCTCCACGTGCGCCCGGCTGGCGGATGCGATGAGCAGCGCGAGCGACGTCTTGCCGACCCCGGGCGGTCCCCACAGGATCAGGCTGCGGAGCTGCCCGGTCTCGATGGCCACGCGCAATGCCCGCCCCGGGCCCACCAGGTGCGTCTGGCCTACGAACTCGTCCAGCGAGCGCGGCCGCATGCGTGCGGCCAGGGGCGGCTGCGGCTGACCAGGGCGATGCGCGGCGAACACCGTCATGCCAGATCCATCCTACCACGGACACCAGGAATACAGCGGGCGGCCGGACGGCCGCCCGCTGTCGCTGTTCTCCGCCGTGCCGTACGGGACGAAGCTCCCGAACCCTGCCCTCGCAGGTGGGTGCCTCCCGACCGCCTGGGCTTCAACCGGCATCACCAATGCCGCGGGCGCCACCAACGGCCGGAGTCCGGCTCCCTGTCGTTCGGTGTTGGATCGGAGCTTATCCGACCCGCCTCGCACACGGCAGAGAACCCTGCCACGGGTATCGTAGCACGGAGGCCGCGCTCTCGCAACGACCGCGGCTGTGCAGCCATGCAGCGGCGGTGGCACCCGGGCGGCGATCGCCGGCCGGGTGGATGGAAACCCGCGCGCCCGCGTCGTGCGGTCGTCGTCTCGGCCGGGCCGCCGGTGCCCGCCCGGCGGGAGCGCCCATGGCCCGAACGCAGCCGGTCAGCCGCCGTCTACCACCCGCAGGTGGAGCTCCTCCAGCAGCGCGGCGTCGACCGGGCTGGGCGCGCCCGTCAGCAGGTCCACAGCGCTTGCGGTCTTGGGGAAGGCGATCACCTCCCTGATGCTGGACTCACCGGCCAGCACCATGACGAACCGGTCCAGCCCGAACGCGATCCCGCCGTGGGGCGGCGCCCCGTACTGGAGGGCGTCCAGCAGGAACCCGAACCGGGCCCGCGCCTGCTCCGCGGAGATCCCGAGCAGGGCGAAGAGCTGCTCCTGGAGCGCCCGCTCATGGATGCGGATGCTCCCGCCCGCGATCTCGAACCCGTTGAGCACCAGGTCGTGGGCCTTGGCCCGGGCACGCTCCGGCGCGCTCTCCAAAAGCGGCCGATCCTCGTCCAGGGGCGCCGTGAAGGGATGGTGGACCGCGACGTAGCGGCGTTCCTCGGGGCTGTACTCAAGGAGCGGAAACTCGACGATCCAGACGAACCGGAAGTCCGTGGGAGCCGGCCTCCAACCGCCGCGTTCGGCCGCCAGCAGGCGCAGTTTGCCCAGCGCCGCGGCGACGGCCGGCTCCGGGCCCGCAGCCAGGACCACGAGGTCCCCGTCCCCTGCACCCAGGCGCGCCCGGAGCGCGTCGAGTTCGCCAGGGGTCAACTGGCGCGCCAGCGGGCCTCTGGGTCCTGCAGGGCCCAGGGCGATCGTCGCCAGCCCGCTCAGGCCGGCGGCGGTGGCCACCTGCGCCCAGGCCTCCGCCTCGCGCCGCCCCAGCCCCGCAAGCCCCGGTGCTCGCAGGCCCCGCAGCACGCCCCCGGCGGCGACCGCCGCTCGGAACCGCTCCACGCTGCCGGCGGCTGCCAGATCGGTCAGCTCGGTGATCTCCAGCGCCACGCGCAGATCGGGCTTGTCGGTCCCGTAGCGGCGGATCGCGTCGGCGTAGGACAGGCGTGGGAAGGGCCGCGGCACCCGAACGCCGGTCGCGTCCTCGACGACCGCCGCCACCATCTCCTCGGTGACGGTCAGCACGTCGTCCTGGGAGACGAAGCTCATCTCGAGGTCGATCTGGGTGAACTCGGGCTGCCGGTCGGCCCGCAGGTCCTCGTCGCGGAAACACCGGACGATCTGGAAGTAACGGTCGACGCCCGCGACCATCAGCAGCTGCTTGAACAGTTGCGGCGACTGTGGCAGGGCGTAGAAACAGCCCCGGTGCAGCCTGCTGGGCACGAGGAAGTCCCGTGCGCCCTCGGGCGTGCTGCGGATCAGCATCGGCGTCTCGACCTCCAAAAACCCGAGGCGGTCCAGCACCCGCCGCGTGGCCAGGGCCACCCGATGGCGCAGCACGAGGTTCCGGTACATGCGCGGCCGGCGCAGGTCCAGGAACCGGTAGCGCAGCCGCAGCGCCTCGTCCACGGCCCCGTCCTCGCCGGGCGCGAACGGCGGGACGAGCGAGGGTGCCAGGATCTGCAGCCGCCGGGCACGCACCTCCACCTCGCCCGTGGCCAGTCGGGGATTCTCGGTGCCCGCGGGACGACGCACGACAGCGCCCTCGACGCCGACGACGTACTCGGCGCGCACGGCGTCGGCGACGGCGCCCGCCTCGGGCGCGGCCTGCGGGTCCACCACGACCTGCACGATCCCCTCCCGATCCCGCAGGTCCAGAAAGACCAGCCCGCCCAGATCGCGGCGCCGGTGCACCCATCCGGCCAGCCGCACCTGCTGCCCGGCATGGGCCGGCCGGAGCTCGCCGCACATGTGCGACCGCAGCGCTGTCCTCACCGCGTGACCTCCTCGTCGAGCCGGGCGTGCAGCAACGCTGGCAGCGCGTCGCGCGCCACGGTCTCCTGCTGTCCTGTGGCCATGGTGCGCACCGTTACGGTCCCGGCGGCCAGCTCGGCGTCGCCCAGGATCACGGCGACGCGGGCGCCCAGGCGGTGGGCGTGGCGCATCTGGGCCCGGACGTCGCGCCCCAGGAGGTCGACCTCGACCCGCCGCCCTGCCGCCCGGAGCTCGTCGGCCAGCCGGAGCCCCGCCGGCCGCGCCGTCTCCCCGATCGTGACCACCATGATCTCGACGCCAGGAGCCGGCGCCGGGAGGAGCTCCTCCTGCTCCAGGACCAGCAGCAGCCGATCGAGGCCCAGGCCGAAGCCCACGCCGGGCGTGGGCGTCCCGCCGAGCTGCTCGGCCAGCCCGTCGTAGCGGCCGCCCCCGAACACCGCGTTCTGCGCTCCCAACCGCCCCGAGTACACCTCGAAGGCGGTACGGGTGTAGTAGTCCATGCCCCGGACGATGAACCGGTCGAGCACGTAGGGAATGCCCAGGGTCTCCAGGTAGGTGCGGACCGCCGCGAAGTGCGCGGCGCACGGCGCGCAGAGCAGGTCGAAGATGGCCGGTGCGCCGGCGGCGACCCGCCGACACCGGTCCTGCTTGCACTCCAACAGCCGCAACGGCTGGTGGGCGAAACGCCGCTGACAGTCTGCGCACAGCGCGTCCAGGTGCGGCCGGAAGTACGCCCGCAGCGCCTCCAGGTAGCGTGGCCGGCAGGCGGCATCGCCCACGCTGTTGAGCCGTACCTCCACGTGCGCCAGCCCCAGCGCCTGCAGGAACCGCACGGGCAGGGTGAGGACCTCGGCGTCCGCCGCGGGGTCGGGGCTGCCGATGATCTCGGCACCGAACTGCGTGTGCTGGCGGTAGCGTCCCTTCTGCGGCCGGTCGTACCGGAACATGCTGGCCACGTAGTACAGCTTCAGCGGCTGCGGCCACTGCCGCAGGCCATGCTCGAGGACGGCGCGCACGACGGCCGCGGTGCCTTCGGGCCGCAGGCTGAGCGACCGCCCGCTGCGGTCGGCGAAGGTGTACATCTCCTTCTCGACGATATCGGTGGCCTCGCCCACGGTGCGCTGGAAGACTTCGGTGTGTTCTACCACCGGCGTGCGGATCTCCCGGAACCCGTAGCGGGCGGCGAACTCGTGCACGCGCGCCTCCAGGACCTGCCACCGCTCGACCTCGCCCGGCAGGACGTCCCGCATGCCACGCGGCGCCTGCATCTCCGCCACGGTGCTGCCTCCCCTCGTCTCGCGTCCAAACACGAGCGCGCTCCCGCCCCACAGGGGCGAGAGCGCGCGGCTCCCGCGGTGCCACCCTGCTTGCCAGCCCGGGCCCGTCCGGGCCCGGGCTGGCCCCTCGCTCGCGATCACGGGCGAACCCGGACGCGCACCCGGTCAGGCGGCGTCGGCTCCGGAGCCGTCGTTCGATCCCGGGAGACCTGGAGGCGCTTCCAGCCCGCGGCACGGGCGCCTCCTCTCTGCAGGGCGCCGGGACCTACTCCGCTCCCTCGTCGCCGGTGCGACGAAACCGGCTCCTATTGTAGCAGTGCGGGCCCGCTGCCGGTCAACGGCATCAGCGGCTCCCGCGCGCGGTTGTCCACCGAGTTTGACTGTTCCGGACGGCTGGGTCTTGACTCAGGCCACTAGGCGCCGCTCTGGTGCGCGGATGATGGCACGATCAACCCTCTGCGCGCCGCCTCCCGGACGGCCTCGGCTCGCGTCCGCGCCCCCAATTTCGACAGCACGGCCGAGACGTGGTGCTCGACGGTCTTGGGCGACAGGTGGAGCCGGTCAGCGATTTTGGCGTAGGGCAGCCCCTCGGCCAGCAGGTCCAGGACTTCCGCTTCGCGCGCGGTCAGCCCGGCGGGGTGTGCGCGTGTCGTGGGCCGCGGCCCGCGTGGAATGCTGCCTGCACCTATCTCCCGCAGCCTGCGCGCCGTCACCGCCGCCATCGGTCGCGCGCCCAACCGCTCGTACGTCAGGAGTGCCTGCCGCAGGGCATCCTCGTCGTCCCCCTCCGCCAGCGCCCGCGCCGTCTCGTACGGGCATCCCAGGCGCTCCCACTCGGCCGCGGCCTCGCGCCAGCGCCCGGCGATCTGCAGCGCGAACGGGGCCGCGAGCCACTCGGGGGCCTCGAATCGGTCGCCGGCCCGCCAGCGCCAGTATGCGAGCTCGCCGGTGAACCACGGGTGCGCGCGGCTCATGGCCAGGTCGTAGGCGGCGCGCGCCTCCTCTGCGGCCCTGCCTAAATCCCCTGCCAGCCACGCCGCTTCGGCCCGGGCCGCCCGCGCCGGCGCAACCCGCTGCAGCGTCCCGGTCCGGGAGGCCAGCGCCAGGGCTTCATCCAGCGCGTCGCGGGCAGCATCGCCACGGCGCGCGTGGAGCCGGCCGAGCGCCACCAGCGCCATGATCCGGCTCGTCGTCGCGGTGCCCGGCCGGGTCAGCACCGCCGCGGCCTCCGCCGCCGCAGGCTCCCACCGCCCGCGGTAGAGATCGACCAGCGACTTCCACGCCATCATGTACGAGCGCGAGGTGTCGAGGTCGCGCTCCGCGCAGTACGCGATCCCCGCCGTGAGGTAGTGGTCCGCGTTGCGGACGTCGTAGACCTCGCCCAGCGCACTGCCCAGGTTCCAGTACGCCCACGCGACCAGGTGGTCGAAGCCACGGTCCCGCGCAAGGGTGAGACTGCGTTCGAGGAATGCCCGCCCCTCCTCCAGACGTCCCAGCAGGATCACCGCCGCGCCGAGAAAGTTGTAGGCCATCGCCAGCGACTCCACGTCGTCGAACTGCTGCGCCAGCTCGACCGCCCGCTCGCTGAACGCGATCGCTTCGGGATTCCGGCGGTCCATCATGAGGAGCATCGCCCGCGTTCGGTAGGCGGCGGCGAGGTGCGCCGACGGCGGCCCCGCCTCGAGGATCTCGAGGGCCACCAGGCTCGCCTGCTCCGCCTCGGCGTTGCGTCCGTCCCGCACGTAGGTCCGCGCCAGCCGGAGCAGAGCCACGGCCTCTCGACCGCAGTCGCCCTCTTCGCGCCAGATGCGGACCGCCTCGGTGTCGGCGGCGATCGACTCCGAGAGCCGTTCCGTGATCCAGCACTGTTCCGCATAGGCTTCGAGAAGCTCAGCATGACGCTGCGGCGAGAGCGCCGCCGAAAACCGTAGGGCGCGCTCGAACTGCGCGGCGGCCTCCCGGTGCGCACCGAGCGACGCAGCACGGCGCCCGGCCTCCGGTGCGAACGCCAGGACCGCGTCCGCGTCGCCCGCGGCCTCCGCGTGGTGTGCCAGCCTGACCGGGTCCTGGGCCGCCAGCGACGACGCTCGCAGCGCCGCCAGCACCGCGCGGTGCAGGGTCAGTGCCCGCTGCGGGGAGAGCGCCGTCAAGAATGCGTCTCGCGCCAGCTCGTGCCGGAAGGTCAGCGACCCCTCCTCGGAGCGCAGCATCCCCCGCGACAGGCACTCGTCTACGGCCTCGGGAGGGTGATGCCCGATCGCCTCGAGCAGCCACGGTTCGATCCGGGGTCCTGCCACCGCGCACACGTCCAGCACCGCGCGGGCATCCGGCGACAGCCGCGCCGCGCGCGCGAGCACCGCGTCTCGAACCGTCACAGGAATCTCCGTGCCGCCGCTGTCCAGGATTTCCGTCAGGAAGAACGGGTTGCCCCCAGTACGCCGGTGGAGGGCCGCCGCGTCCAGCCCGCTGCCTTCCGCCAGCACCCGCACCGCCGCTTCCGTCAGCGGCGGCAGCGTCATCCGGTGCACGCCTTCGGCGGTCGCGAGGTCGCCCAAAAGGATTCGCAGGGGGTGGTCGGGGCCCACCTCGTCGTCACGGTACGTGGCGATGGCCAGCGCGCGGGTGCTGGCGATGCGCCGGCCGGCGAAGCGGACGAAGTCGAGCGTGGCCTCGTCCGCCCAGTGCAGGTCCTCCAGTACCAGAAGCGCGGGCTTCGGGCGGGCGCTCAACCCGTCGAGCAGCAGCCGGAATGTCTGCACCCGACGCTCTCCGGTCTCCAGCAGCTGCGCCGCACCCCCGTCGAGGGCCTGGGCGATCTCGAGGACGGGGCCCAGCGCACTGGGGGTGGACAGCGGCTCGCACCGGCCCCACGCGATCCGCGCCCTCTCCCGCATGATGTCGCAGAACAGGCGGGCCAGCGAGGTCTTCCCCACTCCGGCCTCGCCGCCGACGAACACCAGCGCGCCCCGGCCGCGCTGCGCCTCGTCCAGCCGCGCCGTGAGCCCCTGCAGGTAGGTGCCGCGTTCGAGCAGCCTGGCCATTGACTCACCCTACGCCCGGCGCGTGACTTCTGTAGTGCGGCGGGAGGCTCCTCCACCCTACAGGGACGTGGGG is a window encoding:
- the mnmA gene encoding tRNA 2-thiouridine(34) synthase MnmA; the encoded protein is MTRIAVAMSGGVDSAVAAALLVQAGYEVVGLTMDLWPAWVGAPDAGSRTCCGVTAVEDARAAARVLGIRHYVLDLRQAFERAVVDYFCDEYARGRTPNPCVACNQEIKFRVLLDRVVALGCEALATGHYARVAVDPDTGRYLLLRAVDPAKDQSYVLYGLTQAQLARVRFPVGDYTKPQVRALARQLGLPVADKPDSQEICFVPAGHYGELVAARRPEAGRPGPIVDRTGRQVGMHRGIGRYTVGQRRGVGVATGEPLYVLAVDAPANRLVVGPGNALAAAGIRVGTVNWIVPPPPPAAVTVRVRHAAAEVPATLHVREDGRVDVRFATPQRAVAPGQVAVFYDGVRVLGGGIIEVALHDEEEMDHEQPH
- the hisS gene encoding histidine--tRNA ligase — encoded protein: MQAPRGMRDVLPGEVERWQVLEARVHEFAARYGFREIRTPVVEHTEVFQRTVGEATDIVEKEMYTFADRSGRSLSLRPEGTAAVVRAVLEHGLRQWPQPLKLYYVASMFRYDRPQKGRYRQHTQFGAEIIGSPDPAADAEVLTLPVRFLQALGLAHVEVRLNSVGDAACRPRYLEALRAYFRPHLDALCADCQRRFAHQPLRLLECKQDRCRRVAAGAPAIFDLLCAPCAAHFAAVRTYLETLGIPYVLDRFIVRGMDYYTRTAFEVYSGRLGAQNAVFGGGRYDGLAEQLGGTPTPGVGFGLGLDRLLLVLEQEELLPAPAPGVEIMVVTIGETARPAGLRLADELRAAGRRVEVDLLGRDVRAQMRHAHRLGARVAVILGDAELAAGTVTVRTMATGQQETVARDALPALLHARLDEEVTR
- the aspS gene encoding aspartate--tRNA ligase; protein product: MRTALRSHMCGELRPAHAGQQVRLAGWVHRRRDLGGLVFLDLRDREGIVQVVVDPQAAPEAGAVADAVRAEYVVGVEGAVVRRPAGTENPRLATGEVEVRARRLQILAPSLVPPFAPGEDGAVDEALRLRYRFLDLRRPRMYRNLVLRHRVALATRRVLDRLGFLEVETPMLIRSTPEGARDFLVPSRLHRGCFYALPQSPQLFKQLLMVAGVDRYFQIVRCFRDEDLRADRQPEFTQIDLEMSFVSQDDVLTVTEEMVAAVVEDATGVRVPRPFPRLSYADAIRRYGTDKPDLRVALEITELTDLAAAGSVERFRAAVAAGGVLRGLRAPGLAGLGRREAEAWAQVATAAGLSGLATIALGPAGPRGPLARQLTPGELDALRARLGAGDGDLVVLAAGPEPAVAAALGKLRLLAAERGGWRPAPTDFRFVWIVEFPLLEYSPEERRYVAVHHPFTAPLDEDRPLLESAPERARAKAHDLVLNGFEIAGGSIRIHERALQEQLFALLGISAEQARARFGFLLDALQYGAPPHGGIAFGLDRFVMVLAGESSIREVIAFPKTASAVDLLTGAPSPVDAALLEELHLRVVDGG
- a CDS encoding LuxR C-terminal-related transcriptional regulator, producing the protein MARLLERGTYLQGLTARLDEAQRGRGALVFVGGEAGVGKTSLARLFCDIMRERARIAWGRCEPLSTPSALGPVLEIAQALDGGAAQLLETGERRVQTFRLLLDGLSARPKPALLVLEDLHWADEATLDFVRFAGRRIASTRALAIATYRDDEVGPDHPLRILLGDLATAEGVHRMTLPPLTEAAVRVLAEGSGLDAAALHRRTGGNPFFLTEILDSGGTEIPVTVRDAVLARAARLSPDARAVLDVCAVAGPRIEPWLLEAIGHHPPEAVDECLSRGMLRSEEGSLTFRHELARDAFLTALSPQRALTLHRAVLAALRASSLAAQDPVRLAHHAEAAGDADAVLAFAPEAGRRAASLGAHREAAAQFERALRFSAALSPQRHAELLEAYAEQCWITERLSESIAADTEAVRIWREEGDCGREAVALLRLARTYVRDGRNAEAEQASLVALEILEAGPPSAHLAAAYRTRAMLLMMDRRNPEAIAFSERAVELAQQFDDVESLAMAYNFLGAAVILLGRLEEGRAFLERSLTLARDRGFDHLVAWAYWNLGSALGEVYDVRNADHYLTAGIAYCAERDLDTSRSYMMAWKSLVDLYRGRWEPAAAEAAAVLTRPGTATTSRIMALVALGRLHARRGDAARDALDEALALASRTGTLQRVAPARAARAEAAWLAGDLGRAAEEARAAYDLAMSRAHPWFTGELAYWRWRAGDRFEAPEWLAAPFALQIAGRWREAAAEWERLGCPYETARALAEGDDEDALRQALLTYERLGARPMAAVTARRLREIGAGSIPRGPRPTTRAHPAGLTAREAEVLDLLAEGLPYAKIADRLHLSPKTVEHHVSAVLSKLGARTRAEAVREAARRGLIVPSSAHQSGA
- a CDS encoding replication-associated recombination protein A, whose protein sequence is MTVFAAHRPGQPQPPLAARMRPRSLDEFVGQTHLVGPGRALRVAIETGQLRSLILWGPPGVGKTSLALLIASASRAHVEQVNAVTAGVADLRRVISEARDRLAFHQQRTLVVIDEIHRFNKAQQDVLLPHVEDGTLILIGATTENPFHDVTATLVSRSQVARLEPLSDDEIRTILERALTDERGLAPLGVEVEPEALAHLVRTSNGDARVALNALELAAAAAPVVDGRRRVTLPAALDAARGPVLVYDRAGDAHYDTLSAFIKSLRGSDPDAAVYWLARMLAAGEDPRVIARRMIVHAAEDVGLADPMALVVAVAAAHAVEYVGLPEARLPMAEAAVYIATAPKSNAVVRAVGAAAADVEEHRADPVPVHLRDTSHPLAAARLGYGRDYRYPHDSPDGFVRQAYRPAALQGRRYYEPTPHGFEAEIRRRLAQWWGEEGPAAGRADDAADGGR